AACTAGGCCTCCCTTCGGGGAGGCCTTTTTTTATGTCCGGCCCTTGACTGAGACCAGATACATCCCATACCCTGTTTATATATCGTAATCTATGTTCGTCCCATTTTTCCCTGAAAGGAGACTGTTATGGCTGTTGTAAAAGCAGCTCAAGACACTTTGGCGATTGTGGCTGCAGAGAGTGTTGCCCGCTACCGGGTTGTGCTTCATTCCTATATGCAGGGGCGCATCTTTGTAGATGCTCCCAAGACGCATGTGGAAATTCGTATGGCCACGTATGCACTGAACCGTTATATCGCTTTTGGTGGTGACCCTAAGCTGTTTGTTGATGTCATCAGCAACGGCCAAGGCGTGAAAATTGTGCGTAAAGCTGCAAAGCATAACAAGAAAGCGCATGCTGAAAACTTGGAGCGTTTGGGTTCTTTGCCTGAACCTTCTTTTGATGCAGAGGCAACACTTGCAGGGCTCATTGCTTACTATGAACTCATCGAAGAGTTCTGTGCTGAGCTGTTTACTGGTATTGTCAGTGAGTCTCTCTCAAACTTGCAAGATGATGCACAAAATGCTGTTGAAAAAGCGCAAGAAAGCATGGTGGCAGCGTTCAAGCAAGATGCAACACCGTGTTTGGAGAGCTATGAAGTCTGTGAGCAAGACGCTCAGGTTGCCATCACAGCGTTGAAGCAAGTTGCAGGTCGCCTGAAAGACGGTGAAGTGCCAACACGTGAGTATCCTTTGTCTGAAGAGCGTTGGGCACAAGCCGAAGAAATGGCCAGCCAAATGCAAGACATGTATGGTCAGTACCACAAGCAACTACGTGGCGGTGATGCCAGTGAATATAGCAAACCGCGTTTGGAGGCTCTGCGGAGCTTCTGCTTTATGTTGGTGGCTTTGTTCAATGTGCGTAAAGTGCACCCTGGTGCATCTACCAAAAGCTAACAAGCTGAATCGAAATAAGAAAGCCGCCCTACGGGGCGGTTTTCATTTGACGGGAAAGGGTGGTTTGTATACGTTGTGGGTGTTCTTACATCTGTTCTTCTTTTTTCTCATCAACTTGCGAGGTCTTGCTATGCAGACGATTGATTACCTGATGATCTTCACAAACACTTTCCTGTACGCTCTGTTTGCCTATATGAGCTGGCAGCTCTGGCACACCAAAGTGTCTGAGGTGATGATGCACATTCTGCGTATCACATGCCTTTTCGGCTACGCAATGCTCGGTTATATCTTTTGGGATATGTCTTTCCAGCAGTTTGGCGCAGCAACGGCTATTATCCCGCTGGCCCTAACATTGCCTGTTACGATGATGTACCACAAGTTTGTGCATCCGCACATGGTGTAAATCGATTTTGAACCATCCCCAACTCGGGGGTGGTTTTTTTGTGGGGTAGGGGGTATGATGGCGCCATGACACAAAATATCGCTATTATTATCCCTGCACGCTTTGGCTCTACAAGGCTACCAGGTAAGCCTCTTAAACTCATTGCGGGCCAGAGCATGCTCTCTCGCGTAATTGATATCGCAACAGATGCAGCGGAAGGTCTCTCTCATGTACAGGTTGCTGTGGCAACAGACCATGAAGATATTATCGCCCATGCTGAAGCTTGTGGCGCTGAAGCGATTATGACAGATGATACCTGCAAAACAGGAAGTGACCGCGTACTCCAAGCGGCCCTCAAAATGAAGGTACAGCCTGATATTGTTATTAACTTACAAGGTGATGCACCGTTTACACCAGCTGACTTTGTGCGTAGCGTGATTGATGTTTTCCGTGATAACCCAGAAGCTGACGTGGCAACGCCTGTTGTAAACCTTACTTGGGACGCACTGGATAACCTGCGTGAACAGAAAAAGACCACACCTTACAGCGGTACAACATGTGTAATGGGCAAAAACGGCAAAGCCAAATGGTTCAGTAAGCACATTATTCCAGCCATCCGTAAGGAAGAAAAACTCCGCGTAAATACCGAATTTAGCCCCGTGTATCGTCATATTGGCTTGTACGGGTACCGTTTAGACGCCCTTAAAAAGTTTGTGACCCTTCCTGAGGGGCACTTTGAAGCCCTAGAAGGTCTAGAGCAACTCCGCTTTCTTGAGAATGACATTGAGATTTACACAACAACGGTAGATTACGAAGGCCGCCCCGCTATGAACGGTGTGGATAGCCCTGAAGATCTTGCACGTGCAGAGGCTTTACTTAAATCCGCTTAAGGGTTGTAAAAGGCTCTATCATCCCTATAATCCAGATATAACCAGAAAGGGCGATCTTTGCTCTTTCTTTATCTGTGTTTACTTTTCCCTAAACGAAGGAGATGTTCTATGAGCTTGTTTGTTTATAGTTCGTTCAAATGGATGAATGATCCGCAGGTGGATTTTGATGCGATCAAAACCGCTGATGCTGCTGAATTTACAGGTGCTTTGCTGGGGGCTTTTGTCGCTCAGCATCATCCGTACAAAACAGCAATTGAGTTGCCTTACCAGTTCCCTTTTGCCGAGGCTTTGGCAAAAGGCGTTGTTGGCTGGCTGTCCAAGTATGGTGATTCCAATGAGCAATATGGTGTTGGTATGTGGGAAAAAGATGTTCCCACTTTCCAAGCCGCCGCACGCGATAAAAACTTTTTGGCCCTGCCTAAAAGTTAAGGGGAAGGGCTTCTGCCCTTTCCATCCTTCTCTTACTCTCACGAGGTTCTAAATGTTGAAAGACCGACTCCAAGTCACCACTGATGCAAGTGACTCCACCCCCGTTCAAGTTTCCATTGGAGACTTGAGCACACCTGAAAAGGCGCGCGCTGCTGGCGTGCGTACGGCCAAGAAATTGGCCCAAAAGACCGGCAAGTATGCTCTGTGCATGTCCCCAAAGGCCAAAAATGTGCATGAATTTGCCATTGGGTTTGGCCAAGGTGTTCCTGCATTTTCCATGAAATCTGATGCAGCCGTGATAACGGTCAGCGTGCCAGATGCGCATGTGGACGTGTTCCAAGCCGCAGCGCTTGGCATTGCAAAAGCGCGTCAGTTGGTAGTTGCTCCGGCAAATATTGCGACGCCAAGCGGCATTGCCAATCAAATTGAACGCGTCACTCAAGGCAACTCTGCCTTTAGCAGACGCGGCTACCATCTACAGAAGAACAACTTCACCGAGGTGATTGGCCGCAGCAGTGAAAACACGCCGCAGCTGGTGACAGTGCTTTACAAAGGCAATGATGACTCTGACGAGCTTGACCTAGGTCTGGCTTTTAAGGGCTGTACGTTTGACTCTGGCGGCATGAACATGAAACCTTCCGCATCTGTTTCCAAGATGAAGAAGGACATGGGCGCAGCTGCTTTGGGTGTTGGCCTGTTGAAATGGCTGAGCATTGCAAAGCCGAAGGTGAACGTTGTACTGGGTTTCAGCATGGCTGAAAACGCAGTGAGCTCCACCGCCATGCGGACGGGTGACATTTACCCGTTCAAAGGCAAGAGCGTTGAAATCACCAACACTGATGCCGAGGGCCGTTTGCTTTTGGCGGATGCCATGCTGGCCATGTCCACGCAGTATCCAGAGGCACCGAATGCATTGATTGCACTGGGTACTCTGACGGCGCTGGGTAAATCCGTGTTTGGCGGTAGCCGTATCCCGCTGTGGGCTGGCGCAGGTGACTGTGACAGCGCAACAGAGTTTGCTGGTGACACCAGCGGTGACCTTGTTTGGTCGCTGCCGTTGGATGATCTGTTCTATAAGAACATCCAAAGCTCGCAGATTGCTGACTATGTCAACAGTGTGTCGGGCAAGGGTGCAGCCAGTGGTGTTGCGGCGGTGTTCCTGCATGAAATGGCCAAACTTTGCTACGGTGAAGAGATTGACTTCAGTATGCTGGATATCTCCAGCTCTGCCATGGGCGGCGACGGCGTGTGTAACTACGCTGGTGAAGCTGTTCACCCGCAAGATGCATCTGGCGCATGCCTGAATCTTTTGATTCACCGCATTCTTCAGGATGCTGCATAAACGAAAAAAATACCCCGCCGTTTGGCGGGGTATTTTTTTATCGATTTAGCTGAGAGGTACTAAGTGGATAATGCTTTCAAGCATTTCACGTGTGGTGTCATCAGGGCTGCTAGACATGGCGTCATGCAAGCCTTTGTAAAACTTGCCCAGTTCTTCTTGGTGCTCTTTGTTCATGAGCGTTTCCAAAAAGTCCGCGGTCTCCTTGGTGGGAGCGGGGCCAACATGTTTGGCATCCTTGTTACGGGAGGCTTCAATGCGCAGGCCGCCAATGGCGCTGTTTTGGTTTACGTAGAAGGTTTGCCCATCCAGCTCAAAGCTGACAGTTTTGCTGTCGCCAGCTGTTTTGTAAGCATGGTCCAAAGCCATCATGGTGCGCATTACGCCTTCTTGGCTCAAAATGCGTTCAGGGATGGTAATGGCTTCTGCCTCGGGCGGGTAGGGTTCAGCCTCTTGTGCGGCGGCATCTTTACGCATGCCGTCGTACAGAGATTTGACAACCTGCTGAGACGACGACGGGCCAACAAATGCCACTTGGCCGTTGCCGTTCGTGTATTCCATAACAGATTGGATGGTGTTGGTTTTGTACGAAACAAAGAACACGCAGCCTTTGTACGTAAACCAGAAGATGCTGCCAGAGATGGCTGCTTGTGCCTTGGTGAGAGCATAGTCAAGCCGCAGCTTAAGCAAATCTTCCGGTGCAGTTTCATCTGTCAGGCTGACATCAAACAGCGGGCAATTGCTGTCAGGTGCGGATGCGTCTTCCAGATGAAAAAGTTGAATGGGAATATCAAGCATGTGAAGTTCCTTGGGAGCGTGGCGCAGGATTGAAAATGGAATGCTCGGCGAGCGTTTCAATCATGCGAATGGATGTTGCCTCTGCACAGGACTGCCGGTTGTTATAGGCATGTGAGAGGTGGTGAAGGTAGGTGTTTTGAGCCCTTTCATTATATGAAGGGTAAGGGCCAATGGCGCGCAGCGTATTGCCAGCGCTGTCACCTTGCAGGTATTCAGCCATGAGCTTGTCAGGTGTGCTGTCCTCTTTCAGTACAAAAGTGGTGCCGAAAAAAGTAAAGCAGCAGTAGTGGACAAAGTCAGCGTCTTGGCTGTTGCAGGTTTGGGCGTCAAGGGATGCATAAATTAGCCTCCCTTTGAGCTCTTCATGGTAGCGCATGCGCGCCTCATGAGTTTCAGGGAAGGGTTTATCTTCAGGGGTGTAGCAGAGATCTGCGAACACATAGAAGAGAGGTTTATGCATAGACTGGACATACCTGTAGTTAGGGAAACAAGGGAAGAAAGGTTGTATATATGCATAGTTATATAGGAGAGTTTATTTTAGATGCAACAAAAACACCCCAAATGAGGGGTGTTTTTTGATGAAGCTTTGGTTAGTCCGCGAGACTAAACTCTTGGCTTAGACCTTCTTCATGGTCCATATCTGCAAATTGCTCTGCGCGTTCCATTGTCATGGTTTGTCGTGCATCATCGCGCAAAGCTTCAAAGTCTGGAGAGTCATTAATTTGGAGTTCACCTTGTGTAAGGTACTCTTCAGCAATGTCATAATTTTTTTGATCGAGTGCAGGATCTGCACCTCTATCAAATTCTGAGCGGTCGTCTTCTAGGCAGAGCATATCTACGCCGTCTTCTCTTTGGAAGTACATTGTACCGTCTACATCTCTAGAAACAGCGCCACCTTTTTCA
The sequence above is drawn from the Pseudomonadota bacterium genome and encodes:
- a CDS encoding 3-deoxy-manno-octulosonate cytidylyltransferase, producing MTQNIAIIIPARFGSTRLPGKPLKLIAGQSMLSRVIDIATDAAEGLSHVQVAVATDHEDIIAHAEACGAEAIMTDDTCKTGSDRVLQAALKMKVQPDIVINLQGDAPFTPADFVRSVIDVFRDNPEADVATPVVNLTWDALDNLREQKKTTPYSGTTCVMGKNGKAKWFSKHIIPAIRKEEKLRVNTEFSPVYRHIGLYGYRLDALKKFVTLPEGHFEALEGLEQLRFLENDIEIYTTTVDYEGRPAMNGVDSPEDLARAEALLKSA